A stretch of DNA from Gottschalkia acidurici 9a:
TTTTAAATTTATCATAATTTTAATGCTACCAGTTACACTTCTGCTCACTACAGTAGAAAAAGTTACATTTGATATAGAATATTTTAATAAAAAATATAGTGAATATAATATTTCAACAGAAACAGGAATAGATAAGGAAGATCTAACAAGGATTACACACCAGTTGCTTGATTATTTGAAAGATAAAGAAGATAACATCATAATGACAGCAAAGATACATGGTGAAGAAGGACAAGTTTTTGGAGAACGAGAGATACTACATATGATGGACGTTAAGAAATTATTTATAGAAGGTTTCAAAATAAGAAACTTAACTTTATTATTATCGATAATATCTATTATATGTTTAAGAATTAGAGAAAAGAAAGAATTAGGGAAATCATTCATTTTATCCTCAACTATATATTTATCATTAATAACAATACTTGGTCTTTTAATGTATCTAGACTTTAATAAATATTTTACTTATTTTCATCAGATATTTTTTAGTAATGACTTATGGTTACTAGATCCTAAAACGGATGTATTAATACAAATGCTACCTTTAGAATTCTTTTATAGTATAGCTTATAAAATAGTAACATTCTTTATTATAGAACTTATTATTATACTTGTATTAGGAATATATCTAAATAAAAGTTATAAAAATCTTTCACAACGTCAATAATTAAAGTGAAAGGTGGCGTAAAAATGGAGTATTTAAAAAAGCTTAATGACAAATTAAAGATAAGAAGGTATTATTCAGAGGAAATCAATAAAGGAAAGAGTTATATAGGAAGTTTATTAGATAAGATTATAATGAGTCTTATTATCTTTGTATCCTTACTAATATATATTTATATTAAAACTAACAATATAGTAATATCATCTATAATATCAATTCAGTTTTTAATTATATATGCTATTGTTTTTCAAAAGATAAGTCAGAAAAAAATAGATGAAAGTATAGCGTGCATAGATAAAAAATTAGTGAAAGAAAAAATATATAAAAACTTGATAGATCAGACTCCATATGCTTATGTAGAGTATATAGAGAAAACATTGAAAGGTTTTAGTATAAATAATACTAAAATATATAATGAAAAAGGAATAGATATAGTTGGAAAAATAAGAGAAAAACAGATTGGAGTAAAGTGCTTTCAATATAAAGAAGATCATAAAGTGGATGTAAACGATGTAAAGGAATTCTTCATAGAACTTAGAAATAAAAACATAAAAAAAGGGATGCTCATAACAACATCTTCTTTTACTGAAGATGTGAAACTTTTCTTTAAAAGACTTGAAGAACATGTAGATGTAAAGCTTGTAGACATGGATGAATTGTTAAATAAAATGAAGAAAACGGAAATCTATCCTAGTAAAAGTGAAATAGAAAAAATAATATTGCAAAAAATAAGGGATAATAGAGTTAAAGTTAGAAATGAGAGCAAAAAGATAGTATCAAGAGATAGTACTAAAAAGTGTATTATAAGTGGTCTCATGCTCATCTTATTTGGAAAGATAACTCCATATGAAGGATATTATAATATAGTAGGATATATACTAATATCTTTAGGTCTAGTTCCAATTATAAAGTCAGCTATAGAAGTCATAGTATTCGTAGATGTTGAAGAAAATGATGAAAAAGGTGATACTGTATAGTCAAGATGTTTACAAACAATTAGAAGTAATGTACAATGTCCCTATCAGAAGATAACACATTTTTAATAACTACTATTAATATTACTTATGAAATCATAGGAGGAAAAGATGAAAAAAGTTTTAGCCATAATGGGAAGCCCTAGAAAGGG
This window harbors:
- a CDS encoding TIGR01906 family membrane protein, which produces MKINNLFKFIIILMLPVTLLLTTVEKVTFDIEYFNKKYSEYNISTETGIDKEDLTRITHQLLDYLKDKEDNIIMTAKIHGEEGQVFGEREILHMMDVKKLFIEGFKIRNLTLLLSIISIICLRIREKKELGKSFILSSTIYLSLITILGLLMYLDFNKYFTYFHQIFFSNDLWLLDPKTDVLIQMLPLEFFYSIAYKIVTFFIIELIIILVLGIYLNKSYKNLSQRQ
- a CDS encoding restriction endonuclease — its product is MEYLKKLNDKLKIRRYYSEEINKGKSYIGSLLDKIIMSLIIFVSLLIYIYIKTNNIVISSIISIQFLIIYAIVFQKISQKKIDESIACIDKKLVKEKIYKNLIDQTPYAYVEYIEKTLKGFSINNTKIYNEKGIDIVGKIREKQIGVKCFQYKEDHKVDVNDVKEFFIELRNKNIKKGMLITTSSFTEDVKLFFKRLEEHVDVKLVDMDELLNKMKKTEIYPSKSEIEKIILQKIRDNRVKVRNESKKIVSRDSTKKCIISGLMLILFGKITPYEGYYNIVGYILISLGLVPIIKSAIEVIVFVDVEENDEKGDTV